Below is a window of Mycolicibacterium rhodesiae NBB3 DNA.
GTCGGCCTTGATGAGGGTCGCGCGGTCGCCGAGGTCGCGCTCGGCGTGACGCAGGGCCGATAGGACCAGGTGCAGCTTCTGGCGGTGGTAGGGCCGCTTACTCAACGCGGAGGTGGCCTCGACGAGCAGGATCTCGCGATGGGAGTGCTCGCCGCCGTACACCGCCGGACCGAGCTGGTCGGCGAAGAGCCAGAGCGGTGTGTCATCGCGGGTGGTCACGACCGCGGGGTACCCCGCGTGAGCGATTGCAATTGTGACGGCGCGCTGCGGTAGGCTTTCGATCTGCTGCCGGCGATCCCGGCAGCACCGCGGGCTGTGGCGCAGCTTGGTAGCGCACTTGACTGGGGGTCAAGTGGTCGCAGGTTCAAATCCTGTCAGCCCGACCAAGAGAAATTAACTCGCCGGCGAAGCCGAGCGAGTTTTTCGTGTCGTGGGACATGCTGCTGAGAGCCGAAGCGCAGCGACTACCCGGTTTTGGCCGCAGCTCTTTCGGGCATGGACACCGGCACCAACTGCGGACACATCGGCTCTATGTCGATCATCGAGGAACGCGGTGCGGCGGCGTTCACAAGCTCCTACCGTGAGAGCGACGAGGCCACGAGAGAAAGTAAGGTCGCGATCGTGCGATTAGCTCTGAGCGATGAAGATGCGAAGTTCCGGGACGAACTGCGGGACTTCTTCACCACCAAGATCCCGGCCGAGATCCTCGAGCGGGCGCGTAACGATGAGTTGCGCTTTCCCGAGGACATGGTGACCAGCCAGCAGATCCTCAATGCCGCGGGTTTGGCGGTGCCGAACTGGCCGGTCGAGTGGGGCGGCAAAGACTGGACTCCACTGCAGCGCCAGATCTGGTCTGATGAGTTGCGGATGGCCCGCGTCCCCGAACCGCTGGCCTTCAACGCGAGCATGATCGGACCCGTCATCGCACAGTTCGGTTCCCAGGAGATGAAGCAGCGGTTCCTGCCCCCGACGGCCAACCTCGACATCTGGTGGGCCCAAGGCTTCTCCGAGCCAGAGGCCGGGTCGGACCTGGCGAGCCTCCGGACCACGGCGGTGCGCGACGGCGACCACTACGTGATCAACGGCCAGAAGACCTGGACCACGCTCGGCCAGTACGCCGACTGGATCTTCGTGTTGGCGCGTACTGATCCCGACGCGCCCAAAAAGCAGGCCGGGATCTCGATCCTGCTTGCCGAGATGAGCACTCCGGGCATCACCCTGCGGCCGATCAAGCTGATCGACGGCAGCTACGAGGTCAACGAAGTCTGGTTCGAAGACGTCCGCGTGCCTGCCGATCAGCTCGTCGGCGAAGAGAACGCGGGCTGGGGCTACGCGAAATTCCTGCTGTCCAACGAGCGCACCGGTATCGCCCGGATCGGCACCACCAAAGTCTGGCTAGACGAGGTCAAGCAACACGCGGCCACCGTACCTATCGGCGACGGTGACACCACCTTGTTGCAGGATCCGATCTTTGCCTCCCGCGTCGTCGAGGC
It encodes the following:
- a CDS encoding acyl-CoA dehydrogenase family protein, which produces MRLALSDEDAKFRDELRDFFTTKIPAEILERARNDELRFPEDMVTSQQILNAAGLAVPNWPVEWGGKDWTPLQRQIWSDELRMARVPEPLAFNASMIGPVIAQFGSQEMKQRFLPPTANLDIWWAQGFSEPEAGSDLASLRTTAVRDGDHYVINGQKTWTTLGQYADWIFVLARTDPDAPKKQAGISILLAEMSTPGITLRPIKLIDGSYEVNEVWFEDVRVPADQLVGEENAGWGYAKFLLSNERTGIARIGTTKVWLDEVKQHAATVPIGDGDTTLLQDPIFASRVVEAECELLALELTQLRVSGDEGTGKPNPASSILKLRGSQLQQTVTDLMVEVAGPNALPFGAAEAASPVWAQHAAPKYLNYRKTSIYGGSSEVQRTIIASTILGL